One region of Candidatus Leptovillus gracilis genomic DNA includes:
- a CDS encoding CapA family protein, whose protein sequence is MRISFLSSGKKFIVGLFVLLLLPGLAACAGEGVVPLPTPIIPASVADYTATAPDTRPPTPVITPRPVDGTAVSLPTPLPPLAQPAQTWRVGVSPAAPPELQAHIQQMIQANPAGFTWVGNGEADVVIGLEGTRPFFSTIYVPAAPFATLTDAISQAALLAAWQSGAGDPLVLTDETAAALTAVWGAPHTGVQIVPAAELLAEVWQQRPSLTILPFDQLQPELKALRLDGASPLDRDFDPAGYPLTVSFAAGGLETAVSDFVAAWNGPASNYEPAKLTRVALTGVTALVRATAYNMEQKGILWPAEDVGPVLQMADIAHVSNEVSFAPDCPYPNPIGGTTFCSRDSYFALLQHLGVDVVELTGNHLNDWGRANLLRTIDMYEAAGMAVYGGGKDGAAAAEPALFSHNGNRIAFVGCNSFGPTYAWATATEAGSRPCDEGMTAQVRQLADDGYLVIVTLQYTEDYQYTPSPQQKADFRAWADAGATAVSGSQGHHAQGFDFYKGSFIHHGPGNLFFDQMDMLGTRQTFVDTYVIYDGRLLNVELWTGLIENYAKPRLMTAEERAQALTAVFQASGW, encoded by the coding sequence ATGCGTATATCGTTCTTGTCCAGTGGTAAGAAGTTTATTGTCGGCTTATTCGTTTTGCTGCTGCTGCCAGGGTTGGCGGCCTGTGCCGGGGAAGGCGTTGTTCCCCTGCCAACACCTATCATTCCGGCTTCAGTCGCCGACTACACAGCCACAGCGCCAGACACACGGCCGCCGACGCCGGTAATTACGCCACGTCCGGTAGATGGCACGGCCGTTTCCCTGCCCACCCCCTTGCCACCCCTGGCTCAGCCAGCACAAACCTGGCGCGTTGGCGTCTCGCCGGCCGCACCACCTGAGCTGCAAGCCCACATCCAGCAAATGATTCAGGCAAACCCAGCTGGGTTTACCTGGGTTGGCAACGGCGAAGCCGATGTGGTGATTGGCCTGGAGGGAACACGGCCGTTTTTCAGCACCATTTACGTCCCAGCCGCCCCCTTCGCCACCCTGACCGACGCCATCAGCCAGGCCGCTTTGCTGGCCGCCTGGCAAAGCGGCGCTGGCGACCCGCTTGTGCTGACGGATGAGACGGCCGCCGCGCTGACGGCCGTGTGGGGCGCGCCCCACACCGGGGTACAAATCGTACCAGCCGCAGAACTGCTGGCCGAAGTCTGGCAGCAACGGCCGTCGCTCACCATCCTGCCCTTTGACCAGCTTCAGCCGGAACTGAAGGCGCTGCGGTTGGACGGCGCATCGCCGTTGGACCGGGACTTTGACCCGGCCGGCTACCCGCTGACCGTTTCGTTTGCGGCTGGGGGGCTGGAAACGGCCGTGTCTGATTTCGTCGCCGCCTGGAATGGGCCAGCTTCCAATTACGAACCGGCCAAATTAACCCGCGTCGCTCTGACCGGCGTCACGGCGTTGGTGCGGGCCACCGCCTACAACATGGAGCAAAAGGGCATCCTGTGGCCGGCCGAAGACGTCGGGCCGGTGCTGCAAATGGCCGACATCGCCCATGTGAGCAACGAGGTCTCCTTTGCGCCCGACTGCCCCTATCCCAACCCCATCGGCGGCACCACATTTTGCTCGCGGGACAGCTATTTTGCGCTGCTGCAACACCTGGGCGTAGACGTGGTGGAATTAACCGGCAATCATCTGAACGACTGGGGGCGGGCCAATTTGCTGCGCACAATTGATATGTACGAAGCGGCCGGCATGGCTGTCTACGGCGGTGGCAAAGATGGAGCGGCAGCCGCCGAACCGGCGCTGTTCAGCCATAACGGCAACCGCATCGCCTTTGTCGGCTGCAATTCGTTTGGGCCGACCTACGCCTGGGCGACGGCCACCGAAGCCGGTTCGCGCCCCTGCGATGAGGGCATGACGGCTCAGGTCCGGCAGTTGGCCGACGACGGCTATCTGGTGATTGTGACGCTGCAATACACGGAGGATTACCAATATACGCCTTCGCCGCAGCAAAAGGCAGATTTTCGCGCCTGGGCCGATGCGGGGGCGACGGCCGTTTCCGGCAGCCAGGGGCATCATGCCCAGGGGTTTGATTTTTACAAGGGCAGCTTCATCCACCACGGGCCGGGCAACCTGTTTTTTGACCAGATGGACATGCTGGGCACGCGGCAGACGTTTGTGGATACGTATGTGATATACGACGGCCGTTTGCTCAATGTAGAGTTATGGACCGGTCTGATCGAAAACTATGCCAAACCCCGTCTGATGACGGCGGAAGAAAGAGCGCAGGCGTTGACGGCCGTTTTCCAGGCCAGCGGTTGGTAA
- a CDS encoding geranylgeranylglycerol-phosphate geranylgeranyltransferase — protein sequence MNQIKGLYKISRPMSTLSGALAVVLGGYVAGTGEWLNILLATLATLLISSAANAWNDYMDIEIDKINQPQRPLPAGLVSPRTVLTFSFVAAGLSVLLAAFINPAAFVIALTSAVMLYVYSWRLKSTVLLGNATVAFISALSAIFGGVAAGNVIPSLWLAAIIFTAIMGREVLKTMADYEGDLRQRCRTISTVWGRRPARIVFFVLAWATLGMMMLPYLFRVYSPIYAYIVVFGVYPVIVYILVKVNRYRTGAQLERLSQLMKYDFMIWFVAVLLGAQAW from the coding sequence ATGAATCAGATCAAAGGTCTCTATAAAATTAGCCGTCCCATGTCTACCCTCTCTGGGGCTTTGGCGGTGGTATTGGGTGGATATGTGGCCGGCACAGGCGAATGGCTGAACATTTTGCTGGCAACGCTGGCAACGCTGCTTATCTCGTCGGCGGCCAATGCCTGGAACGATTATATGGACATTGAGATTGATAAGATCAACCAACCGCAACGGCCGTTACCGGCCGGGTTGGTCAGCCCACGCACTGTCCTAACATTCTCATTTGTCGCCGCCGGGCTGTCTGTGCTGCTGGCCGCCTTCATCAACCCGGCGGCCTTTGTGATTGCCCTCACCTCGGCGGTCATGTTGTACGTGTATTCCTGGCGGCTCAAAAGCACCGTCCTGCTGGGTAACGCCACTGTCGCCTTCATCTCTGCCTTAAGCGCCATCTTTGGCGGCGTCGCCGCCGGCAATGTCATCCCTTCGCTGTGGCTGGCGGCGATCATCTTCACGGCCATCATGGGCCGCGAAGTGCTGAAAACCATGGCTGATTATGAAGGGGATTTGCGCCAGCGCTGCCGCACCATCTCCACTGTTTGGGGACGGCGGCCGGCGCGTATTGTGTTTTTTGTGCTGGCCTGGGCCACTCTGGGCATGATGATGCTGCCTTATCTGTTTCGCGTTTACAGCCCCATTTACGCCTATATCGTCGTCTTTGGCGTTTATCCGGTGATTGTCTACATCCTGGTGAAGGTCAACCGTTACCGCACGGGAGCGCAATTGGAACGCCTGAGCCAATTGATGAAATATGACTTTATGATCTGGTTTGTGGCCGTGCTGCTAGGCGCGCAGGCATGGTAA
- a CDS encoding SIMPL domain-containing protein (The SIMPL domain is named for its presence in mouse protein SIMPL (signalling molecule that associates with mouse pelle-like kinase). Bacterial member BP26, from Brucella, was shown to assemble into a channel-like structure, while YggE from E. coli has been associated with resistance to oxidative stress.), with protein MSINRVRTTIAVLLLAVLTAVLVACTPAAASPSGQTGGITVIGQGEAFGTPDKAQVQVGVEIFAPTVAEATSQNEATIQRIMDALTTLNIAAEDIQTTNYSLWAEQIYGDRGPEGIAGYRVTNQVNVTIRDIDRVSDVLSAVIEAGANTVYGIQFSVADPAALEAEARAAAVADARARAASLAGLAEVQLGDVTVISEVIGQPVMPMGYGGAMVMAEAAAAPSISPGQLSYSVQVQVTFGIR; from the coding sequence ATGTCTATCAATAGAGTAAGGACAACGATTGCAGTTTTGCTTTTGGCTGTGTTAACGGCCGTATTGGTCGCCTGCACCCCGGCTGCGGCCAGCCCCTCAGGGCAAACTGGCGGCATCACCGTCATCGGCCAGGGCGAGGCGTTTGGCACGCCGGATAAAGCCCAGGTGCAGGTGGGCGTGGAAATTTTCGCCCCCACCGTCGCCGAAGCCACCAGTCAAAATGAGGCCACCATCCAGCGCATTATGGACGCCCTGACCACCCTGAACATTGCCGCCGAGGACATCCAAACGACCAACTACAGTCTGTGGGCCGAGCAGATTTATGGTGACAGGGGGCCGGAAGGCATTGCCGGGTATCGTGTCACCAATCAGGTCAACGTGACCATCCGCGATATTGACCGGGTGAGTGACGTGCTGTCGGCGGTGATTGAGGCCGGGGCCAATACGGTTTATGGCATTCAGTTCAGCGTGGCCGACCCGGCCGCCCTGGAAGCGGAAGCCCGCGCCGCGGCTGTGGCCGACGCCCGCGCCCGCGCCGCATCGCTGGCCGGTCTGGCCGAAGTGCAGTTGGGCGACGTGACGGTGATCAGCGAAGTGATCGGCCAGCCGGTTATGCCGATGGGGTATGGCGGGGCGATGGTCATGGCCGAGGCAGCCGCTGCGCCCAGCATTTCGCCAGGACAACTGAGCTACAGTGTCCAGGTGCAGGTGACGTTCGGCATCCGGTAA
- the aroB gene encoding 3-dehydroquinate synthase, whose amino-acid sequence MNKTHLPVSHPTGQYDIIVGEELLPRVGELAGITGSFVVITDAHVGPMYAACCVGATAVITVPAGEHHKTLSTVQRLYDELLAAGLDRTGTIVALGGGVVGDMAGFAAASYLRGVDFVQCPTTLLSMVDASVGGKTGVDLPQGKNLVGAFKQPTAVLADVSTLRTLPPAEFAAGMAEVVKHGLIASPGLFARLAIGDWRLHADNQALIANLASLVLEAVQVKRDVVQQDPFEQGRRAVLNLGHTFGHAIEQVSGYAVRHGEGVAMGLAAAAHLSARLGFCDPALPTRIEAVLQNVGLPTRIPANLPPQRLYQAMGHDKKKAAGKLRFVLLRDVGDVFVAGDVAETAVLDTLRALQTQPEGGMG is encoded by the coding sequence ATGAACAAAACCCATTTGCCCGTCAGCCATCCGACCGGGCAATATGACATCATTGTCGGCGAAGAATTGCTGCCGCGGGTGGGTGAATTGGCCGGCATCACCGGCTCGTTTGTTGTGATCACCGATGCCCATGTAGGGCCGATGTATGCCGCGTGCTGTGTTGGGGCGACGGCCGTTATCACTGTGCCCGCCGGTGAGCACCACAAAACCCTGTCCACCGTCCAGCGCCTTTATGATGAACTGCTGGCCGCCGGGCTGGACCGCACAGGCACAATCGTGGCTTTGGGCGGCGGCGTGGTGGGGGATATGGCCGGCTTTGCCGCCGCCAGTTACCTGCGCGGCGTGGATTTTGTGCAGTGCCCCACCACCCTGCTGTCCATGGTAGACGCCAGCGTGGGCGGCAAAACAGGCGTAGATTTGCCTCAGGGCAAGAACCTGGTGGGCGCATTTAAGCAGCCAACGGCCGTCCTCGCCGATGTTTCCACCCTGCGCACCCTACCACCGGCCGAGTTTGCCGCCGGCATGGCCGAGGTGGTCAAACATGGCCTCATCGCCAGCCCTGGTTTATTTGCCAGACTGGCAATTGGCGATTGGCGCTTGCACGCCGACAACCAGGCGCTCATCGCCAACCTGGCATCCTTGGTCCTCGAAGCGGTCCAGGTGAAACGCGACGTGGTGCAGCAAGACCCCTTCGAGCAGGGACGGCGGGCGGTTCTCAATCTGGGCCACACCTTCGGCCATGCCATTGAGCAGGTCAGCGGCTACGCGGTGCGGCATGGCGAAGGCGTGGCGATGGGTCTGGCGGCGGCCGCCCACCTGTCGGCGCGCCTCGGTTTTTGCGACCCGGCGCTGCCAACCAGGATTGAAGCCGTACTGCAAAATGTTGGGCTGCCCACGCGCATTCCCGCCAATTTGCCGCCGCAGCGCTTGTATCAGGCAATGGGTCATGACAAGAAAAAGGCAGCCGGTAAACTGCGTTTTGTGTTGCTGCGAGACGTGGGTGACGTATTTGTGGCCGGAGATGTGGCGGAAACGGCCGTGCTAGACACTCTCCGCGCCCTGCAAACGCAGCCAGAGGGAGGAATGGGATGA
- the ppk1 gene encoding polyphosphate kinase 1: MDFPMSETDLSNPSLYINRELSHIEFNRRVLHECYNEKNPLLERVKFLAIFTGNMDELFMVRVSGLKQQVLLGITSTPADGLLPREQLVAVYRTVTQLFAEAMSIWRDLLHPALLEAKIHVLDYDQLKKGQQVRVREYFEETIFPVLTPLAFDPGHPFPHISNLSLNLAVVIRDLQSDEMHFARVKVPASLPRLVPLKPLDPDELLLPALQKFVWVEQVIAANLDRLFPGMQIVAAYPFRVTRNTDMEIQEEEADDLLLTMEKNLRQRHFGFPVRLEIDESTPDDIRDLLLTNLQMNAYDVYTFNGPLGLSSLWELHKLERPELKDVSFRPRYPAVLQNAGETVFQVLQRQDMLLHHPYDSFSPVIDFIRAAAEDPDVLAIKQTLYRVGPNPPVVQALMRARENGKQVSALVELKARFDEESNIEWARALENAGVHVVYGLIGLKTHCKLCLVVRRERDGIRRYVHVASGNYNIQTARLYTDLGMMTSQEDIGADASELFNYLTGYSKQTQYRKFLVAPVNLRYHMLRFIDREIEHGELGRIIVKANSLVDPEIIQALYRASAAGVQVDLLIRGICCLRPGVKGVSENIRVMSVVGRFLEHSRIYYFHNNGAPDMYIGSADLMPRNIDRRVEILFPVEDVQMRRQIVEDILEVYLQDTAKAWLLQPDGRYLAAATITEAKPLFNSQLSFLPDRYTRSE, encoded by the coding sequence ATGGATTTCCCTATGTCGGAAACTGATCTGAGCAACCCAAGTTTATACATCAACCGCGAATTGAGCCATATTGAGTTCAATCGGCGTGTCTTGCACGAATGTTACAACGAAAAAAATCCACTGCTGGAACGGGTAAAATTTCTGGCAATCTTCACCGGCAACATGGACGAATTGTTTATGGTGCGCGTATCTGGCCTGAAACAGCAGGTTTTGTTGGGCATCACCAGCACCCCGGCCGATGGCCTGCTGCCCCGCGAGCAGTTGGTGGCTGTCTACCGCACCGTCACCCAACTCTTCGCCGAAGCCATGTCCATCTGGCGCGACCTGCTGCATCCCGCTCTGCTAGAGGCCAAAATTCATGTCCTCGATTATGATCAACTCAAAAAAGGGCAGCAAGTGCGTGTGCGGGAGTATTTTGAAGAGACCATCTTTCCCGTTCTCACGCCGCTGGCCTTTGACCCCGGCCATCCTTTCCCGCACATTTCCAATCTCAGCCTCAATCTGGCGGTTGTCATCCGTGATTTGCAGAGCGATGAAATGCACTTTGCCAGAGTAAAAGTGCCGGCCAGTTTGCCTCGCCTGGTTCCGTTGAAGCCGCTGGATCCGGACGAACTGCTGCTGCCTGCCTTGCAGAAGTTTGTCTGGGTGGAGCAGGTGATTGCGGCCAACCTGGACCGCCTGTTCCCTGGGATGCAAATTGTGGCCGCTTATCCATTTCGTGTTACCCGCAACACCGACATGGAGATTCAAGAGGAAGAGGCCGACGATCTGTTGTTAACCATGGAAAAAAACCTGCGTCAGCGTCATTTTGGCTTTCCGGTTCGTCTGGAAATTGACGAAAGCACACCCGATGACATCCGCGATTTGCTGCTAACTAATTTGCAAATGAATGCCTATGACGTGTACACATTTAACGGCCCGTTGGGGCTAAGCAGTCTGTGGGAACTGCACAAATTGGAACGACCGGAGCTGAAAGATGTCTCGTTTCGTCCGCGCTATCCGGCAGTTCTGCAGAACGCCGGCGAGACTGTTTTCCAGGTTCTACAGCGCCAGGACATGCTGCTGCACCATCCTTATGACAGTTTTTCGCCGGTGATAGACTTCATCCGCGCCGCGGCCGAAGACCCGGATGTGCTGGCGATCAAGCAAACCCTGTATCGTGTTGGCCCCAATCCGCCAGTGGTGCAAGCGCTGATGCGGGCGCGGGAAAATGGCAAACAAGTATCGGCGCTGGTGGAATTAAAGGCACGTTTTGACGAAGAGAGCAACATAGAATGGGCCAGGGCGCTGGAAAATGCTGGCGTGCATGTGGTGTATGGGTTGATCGGTTTGAAGACCCACTGCAAATTGTGTCTGGTCGTGCGCCGGGAGCGGGATGGCATTCGGCGTTATGTCCACGTTGCCAGCGGTAACTACAACATTCAGACCGCCCGCCTGTACACCGACCTGGGCATGATGACCAGTCAGGAGGATATTGGGGCCGACGCTTCGGAATTGTTTAATTATCTGACGGGCTATTCTAAACAGACCCAATACCGCAAATTTTTGGTCGCGCCGGTCAATTTACGTTACCACATGCTGCGTTTTATTGACCGGGAAATCGAGCATGGCGAGCTAGGACGAATTATCGTCAAGGCCAATTCCCTGGTGGACCCGGAAATTATCCAGGCTCTGTATCGAGCGTCGGCCGCAGGGGTGCAGGTTGATTTGCTGATTCGTGGCATTTGTTGTTTGCGGCCAGGTGTGAAGGGGGTGAGCGAGAATATTCGGGTGATGAGTGTCGTCGGCCGTTTCTTAGAACACAGCCGCATCTATTATTTCCACAACAATGGCGCGCCCGACATGTATATTGGCAGCGCCGATCTGATGCCGCGAAACATTGATCGCCGGGTGGAAATTTTATTTCCGGTGGAAGATGTGCAGATGCGCCGTCAGATTGTTGAGGATATTTTGGAAGTTTATTTGCAGGATACGGCCAAAGCGTGGTTATTGCAGCCAGACGGCCGTTACCTGGCCGCCGCCACCATCACCGAGGCCAAACCGTTGTTTAACAGCCAGTTATCTTTTTTGCCCGACCGGTACACGCGCAGCGAATAG
- a CDS encoding RNA methyltransferase, which yields MISSSKNDKVKYVARLQAERRFRWREQAFVVEGTRWLSELTISDAPLQIVFYTEDWFRSPDHVVILQQLRAPVQIVRPEVMAAMSDTDTPAGVLAVVGMAAKTWPLLPSLLLVLDGISNPGNLGTMLRAAAAAGVDGVLLGPGCVDVYNPKALRGGMGAHLRLPIQALDWPEIRPLLAGLTVWLADVGEGVDYTPFLAHALGAYYRQRGVGDAGRSGQSGLRPLHHPHARRHRIAQRRPGRRHYPL from the coding sequence ATGATTAGCAGCAGCAAAAATGACAAAGTGAAATATGTGGCCCGCTTGCAGGCGGAACGTCGTTTTCGTTGGCGGGAGCAGGCATTTGTGGTCGAAGGGACGCGCTGGTTATCAGAGTTGACAATATCTGATGCGCCCTTGCAAATCGTTTTTTATACCGAAGATTGGTTCCGTTCACCCGATCACGTCGTCATTTTACAGCAACTTCGCGCGCCCGTACAGATAGTTCGCCCGGAAGTGATGGCTGCTATGAGCGACACCGATACTCCGGCGGGCGTTTTGGCGGTGGTGGGTATGGCGGCCAAAACGTGGCCGCTGCTGCCGTCTCTGCTGTTGGTTTTGGATGGCATTAGCAACCCCGGTAATCTGGGCACGATGCTGCGCGCGGCGGCGGCGGCCGGGGTGGATGGCGTGTTGTTGGGGCCGGGCTGTGTGGATGTCTACAATCCGAAGGCGCTGCGCGGTGGGATGGGCGCACACCTGCGGCTGCCGATTCAGGCGTTGGATTGGCCGGAGATTAGGCCGCTGCTGGCCGGGTTGACGGTGTGGTTGGCCGATGTGGGCGAGGGGGTGGATTATACGCCGTTCCTGGCACACGCCCTCGGCGCTTATTATCGGCAGCGAGGCGTGGGGGACGCGGGCAGAAGCGGGCAGTCTGGCTTACGGCCGTTGCACCATCCCCATGCACGCCGCCACCGAATCGCTCAACGCCGCCCTGGCCGCCGGCATTATCCTCTTTGA
- a CDS encoding shikimate kinase, with protein sequence MTRPNVVLTGFMGTGKSSVGRLLAAQLGYAFVDTDEMIVARDGRAIADIFRESGEETFRQWEATIAQELGQSEALVIATGGRLMLDEGNAAALQQNGRVFCLTAEPEEIVARLDGDERRPLLNVPDPEAQIRRLLAARAAAYGRFPQISTSGKTAEQVAQEIFSIQYPVI encoded by the coding sequence ATGACAAGACCAAATGTGGTGCTAACCGGGTTTATGGGCACAGGCAAATCGTCGGTGGGGCGGCTGTTGGCGGCGCAGTTGGGTTATGCCTTTGTGGATACCGATGAAATGATTGTCGCCCGCGACGGCCGGGCGATTGCCGATATCTTCCGTGAATCAGGCGAGGAGACGTTCCGCCAGTGGGAAGCGACTATCGCCCAGGAACTCGGCCAATCTGAGGCGCTGGTTATTGCCACCGGCGGCCGTTTGATGCTGGACGAGGGCAACGCGGCGGCTTTGCAACAAAACGGCCGTGTCTTTTGCCTCACTGCCGAGCCAGAAGAAATTGTCGCCCGGCTGGATGGCGACGAACGCCGTCCGCTGCTCAATGTGCCCGACCCGGAGGCGCAAATCCGGCGCTTGTTGGCGGCGCGGGCTGCGGCATACGGCCGTTTCCCCCAAATCAGCACCAGCGGTAAAACGGCAGAGCAAGTCGCCCAGGAGATTTTCAGTATTCAGTATCCAGTGATCTGA
- a CDS encoding histone deacetylase family protein, giving the protein MHTFYFPGHAQHDPTQIGSADGPEATLLIDHPQRGDAICQAIQEAGLGDITAPGDFGGEPIEVIHEYGMLNLLQDGYERLATQNNQTAALPDTFITSVRPLHKTRSIQGQLGYYCFDRASPLLAHTWQAAYWSVQTAVSAAALVAAGGETVAYALCRPPGHHAGPNSYGGRSYLNNAAIAANWLVQQGRRVAVLDIDYHHGNGTQAVFYGRSDVLVCSIHADPFYEYPYFWGFADEFGVGSGLNYNYNFPLSRGAQEATYLETLTAALIKIRLYVPDVLVLSLGTNIIEGDPGGSFRLHSDSLGRIGRQLAQLNIPLVVVQEGGYALTAVGQQIVSFFSGLLDSQKP; this is encoded by the coding sequence ATGCACACATTTTATTTTCCCGGTCACGCCCAGCACGATCCGACGCAGATTGGCAGCGCTGACGGGCCGGAAGCAACGTTATTGATAGACCATCCCCAACGCGGTGATGCGATTTGCCAGGCTATCCAGGAAGCCGGCCTGGGTGATATTACCGCGCCTGGCGACTTTGGCGGCGAACCGATTGAGGTGATCCACGAGTACGGAATGCTCAACCTGCTGCAAGATGGCTACGAACGATTGGCGACACAAAACAACCAGACGGCTGCCTTGCCAGACACCTTTATCACCAGCGTCCGGCCGCTGCACAAGACCCGTTCTATCCAGGGACAGTTAGGTTATTACTGCTTTGATCGCGCCTCACCGCTGCTGGCCCATACCTGGCAGGCGGCGTATTGGAGTGTGCAAACGGCCGTATCCGCCGCCGCGCTGGTGGCTGCCGGGGGTGAGACTGTGGCCTATGCCCTATGCCGCCCACCAGGCCATCATGCCGGGCCAAACAGCTACGGTGGGCGTTCTTACCTCAACAACGCGGCTATTGCCGCCAATTGGCTGGTGCAGCAAGGCCGCCGGGTAGCCGTGCTGGACATAGATTACCATCATGGCAATGGCACGCAGGCGGTGTTTTACGGCCGTTCCGATGTCCTCGTCTGCTCCATTCATGCCGACCCATTTTACGAGTACCCCTACTTCTGGGGCTTCGCCGACGAATTTGGCGTGGGCAGCGGCCTGAACTACAACTACAATTTCCCTCTGTCTCGCGGCGCGCAAGAGGCCACTTATCTGGAGACCCTGACCGCCGCCCTGATCAAAATTCGTCTGTACGTGCCCGATGTCCTGGTCCTCTCCCTGGGCACAAACATCATCGAAGGCGACCCTGGCGGCAGTTTCCGCCTGCACAGCGACAGCCTCGGCCGCATTGGTCGCCAACTGGCCCAGCTCAATATCCCGCTGGTGGTGGTGCAAGAGGGTGGGTATGCGTTGACGGCCGTTGGTCAGCAAATCGTCTCCTTTTTCAGCGGCTTATTAGACTCGCAAAAGCCATAA